From Periophthalmus magnuspinnatus isolate fPerMag1 chromosome 1, fPerMag1.2.pri, whole genome shotgun sequence:
GTAAATACACCACATGAACAGGGATAGAAATATTAAACCATGAACAATCATGGCAAGatcatattaaaaaaataaactgttttataggattctgttcagagtgcacattgtaaacaacccCAGGATCACTAACATTTGAGGGAATTGAAGTATGaagtgaaatatgaactggtAAACGAATATAGTGCGATAGGggatatgaactgataaactaatacaagaattgcatgaatttcagaacatatttgctGAAGTCTTTGTTTGTTCAACAGATAAGGTTCAAAGGATGTTCTATTATCTAAATTGCAATCTTTGCGATTTGATAATTGCGCCAGCTCGATTCAGTTGCAATAAAGCTGCATGCATGGCCCTATGTCTGACCATGCGTGCAGCTTCACTGTTGAGTCTTGTTacaaaaatatgtgtgtgtggtataGTAGCATCACAAGGGCAGAGATGCTCCCATAGCGCTCCTTCCTCTCACTGATTATCACCACAGCTTAAGCTAATATGCAGAACCAGCGATTACTAAAGCAGAAAACATGATTAAGTCTTTTCTCCTTTTGAAATAACCCCACTGTGGCGTGCAGATCTTATTGGCTTATAGTGAACAGTCAGGCCTTCAGACTGGGTCAGGAGGCTGCAGTGGATTACTATGGTCCACAAAATGAGATGCTATCGCAACAGAAAAGACAGATGTTTGATCTGGGTCACTACTGAATTGGCAGGTTACAGTGTTTATACTGCTTAGAGTTACATATACTTACAATCTGGTTTCATAATCAAATATGGGTCAGGGCATTGCATTGTTagattaaatgtgtttgtttatgccTTTATGCCCAAATATACATTACTATTTAGAAAATGCTGCCCTAATATAGTGAGTTAGTGAACTTAGGCTTGTCTGAAAAGCTTTGAGAAGAGGCAACAGAACTCTGTATGAAAGGGTCAAAGACATGAcattgttgtttgtatttatttaggaCTTTGCCTGAGTCTAAATTGCTTGAGCTTCTGTTACAAATGCTTGTCTTTCATTTGTCCAAATAAAAGGCCGCAGTAGTGACCCTGAGTAAGACGTGGAAGTGCATCAACCAAACACTGTTTGTGCATAATAATACTCAGCAAAAGGCTTAGAGGATAATCCAAGCAAGTGGAGTGCACTACACTGTCACAGGAATTAAAATTGCTCTCCATCCAAAAAAAGGGCACGGCTGTCATGATGGGTCAGAGCGTGACACATAACTGCTCGCTTTACTTCATCTGCACTTTTAATGGAAACATGATGAACAACTACGATCTACCAACTATAAACCAGTCTATTTATGAAAACGCACAAGCCTGCCTGCAAACAGCCCGACACTCCTccaatgctgtactgtggattTTTTATGACTTGCTTGTGTTTAATGACCCATGTAGATATTGACAGGATCTTCAGTGGTCAATATCCACAATAATTTGGTCACCCCACCTCCTTTATAAACAGTCAGTGGTCATCAGCACACAGGAGAAGAAAAGGCTCTGATCTGGACCAGAGATTATAAGACAAGTGAGAAAAAACAGGCAAAAAGTGACTAAAAAAATGACTTAACATCTTCTGTGAGATGGGAATACTCATCAAATACATTCATCAGTTAATCTGGTCACTCATCAAAACAACTCCTATTTTTCCACATATTTAACGGTCCCTGTCTGATAGTGCCGTGCTCTCACAACAATCTGCTGAGGATTTCCGATGCAGTAATACTGTGTGGGCTGTATACGGACTCCCTACTGCAGGGTTTCAGGTTGCATCAAGACTAAAACCCCTATGGAACTACAAGAGTGCTCTGCGGTCACGAGTTAAAAAAGCAGATCAAAATCAAAAGTTGTGCATGTGTGCTGCCAGGAAGGATGGCTAAGGTCAGACATAAAGACAGTGCAAAGGTTTAGagcaagtataataataataataataataataataataataataataataataataataataatgataatgctgCATTGGATttgcaaatatacaaataattaaATGAGGAAGCGCTAGTTTTACAGTTGAGGATTCTGGCTGGACTGTATATTAATGATTTAGAGTCTTACACAACCACCAGCCTTGCTAAGTGGTGCCAAATCAATCGAATAACCATGAAAAGTGGCATTTACCTTCTAAAAACCTGTTTACATTACTGTATAAAGCCTCCGTGTCTCTTGTAACTTTAGAGTGGTTGCAGTCCGGCTAATATTTCACCTTGAATAGTTTGTCCTTTATCTTCTGCCAGCATTATGCCACTCAGCACTTTTCCCCCGGACCTGAGAAATCATTATCGGCCGCCGTGGGGTATTTAAAGAGCAGCCAAGTCACTACTTTGAaattcctcctccactcctACATGCTTAAGCCTCACAGACTTCACGGAGACCACCATGAATACTATGACATTGTGGTTTCTGATAGTGGGAACATCACAGCTATTTTCAGGAAATATATTTTAAGTCATCACTAGATATTAGAGAtgcactgatactgatactggtaTCGAAATTTGCTGGATCAGGTAACGGCTCCATGATATTAGTTCAACAGATATCCTGGGTGGGCCTCTTATTGGATGTtaaaagactatttactggAAAATTTGGGTCTAGAAGTCTAATATTGGTTAATATCAAATATCGACAAATACCAAagccaaagtatcaatagtaatATCAGGACTGAAAAACTGGAAAAACCTACTAGATATTCAAAAATTGTGTTCTAGTGTTTCATTCCATGCTACATAACCAACCCACATCTCAACACAAAATCAATATTGCAAAACAGTAGTGGCTAAATATCtgaaagatatattttttactcCTGGCAAGGTCTCAGTGtttcacaaactcacacatcAGGTACACAAGCAAAAAAGGACATAAGCAACCgaatcaaataataatattagatgTCGAAAAATTCTCTTGACAAATTGCTATTTTAGGTGGTGGGCTAATATTCCAATATGGCGAACATGCACACAAACCTACCGTTCATGCCGTTGTAAATGGTCCGATGGTGGGGTGACAGTTCGTCCGTGTtggccctcctctgcccctctctccctggGCTCCCAAACTTGGCATGGTCTGGGCTCATACTATACTGGTGTCGGTGTGTCTCAGGGCTCCCTCCTTGGACCacaaaacttttctcatgaaGTTCAGATGACCCCTGATGCCCCTGGCGATGTTCGGGACTTCCACATCCTGTACTGCTGATGCTACTCCTATGGTGCCTTTGGAAGAGCTCCCCGCTGCCCCCCGTGCCCAGGTAGTGTTGCCTCTgccccaggactaaatcagagctgTGGTGCTTTGGGTGCTGCTCTGGACTCCGGCCCCCAATATTCCTGCCATATTTCTCCGGGCTCAGTCCCCTCATGACTCGGCTATGGTCAGGCACAGAGATGGACCCGCAGCGAGGTCGGCACAGCTGGGGTAGAGTGTAGGGGTACTCTAAGCTGGTGCTGCGGTGGCGCCCAGCAGGGTGCTCAGGACTGGACATGTCCCGGTCTAAACCGGTTATACCCCCTATCGCACTGATGCTGCTGCACCTGGGCTTGTGCACTATCTCCGGGCTGCCCTTGTCTACAGCGCTACCCACATTGGCCACGCCCACAGTCAGATGCGTTTGCTTGTGATGTGGATGGTCTGAACTCTCGGCGCTACCTGCACTGGATGTACTGCTACCATCTCCCACATCTCTCATGAGAAGTCCTTGTCCAGGCACCAACAACAGACTGTTCTGACTATCTATGGAGTTACGGCAGCCCCCTACACCACCTCCACTTCCTgtcccgcctcctcctcctgacgCCAAGCCTTTCTCTTCATCCAGCATCAAACACAGCTCCTTTAGCTCCATATTCTCCCGGATGACTTCTTCCTGGCGCTGCTCCAGCTCCTTCAGTTTCTGGAGATACAGTGAGACTTCTTTGCGCATGATGCTAGCGCTGTAGCGGCCTAAACGCTGCCACTCCCGGGACACACGCTTGCCTTTCTGGCGGTCATCGTCAAGGAAACAGCATAAGTCCCGCAGCTCACGATTGTCTTCCTGCAGCTTCTGGTTAATGTCCTGGAACGAAACAAAATATAGGGATGGGCATAGACcaatgcaaaaatacaaaataaatctactgtggcattgtttcatcTACTCTCAGAAATATTTAAAggtatatatttaatattataaCTTAAAGTAGTTAGTAATGTAGTAGAgttgaagtagaagtagtagtagtagtagtacagcaTGAGTAGTAACCTCTCAATATAgcaaactatgaatgtgttcACGCGAATGATTAATCAATTAGTTGAtagcacagactggcagcctcacttccatcagtctaccccaaagcagctgtggctacagaagtacCATCAACAGGGTGGAATAATGACTAGAATGTGGCACTTTGAAAAGCTTGTCAAGCTTATAAAGTTCATTACAAGTATAAAGCATTATTACTATTAGGCTATTATTAAATGATCAGAAAAAGGTGAATTCAATAAAGTTATATATACAAGCAAAACCCCTGTTAGTAATATAAGTAGTAGGTGAGTAAACCACCAATGACACACATCTCTCCTGTATACTCCAGCTTTATGCTGCTCTTTACCCTGCAGCTTTTCACAGTGTAATTAGCAGCTCGGATCTGTGGACAGGCTGTTATTTATATAAACTGCAAACAATGTCACTCCTCTGACACCAAACATCTATTCTACAAACTATGAAATGCAGTATTGTTTTAACAAAAACTACATTGCTTATAATATGCAGGACTCCAGGAATGTAAGCTGTGGCAGCTAGTCTAAGAATAGACACAAAGAGAAATCTGGACAGCAGATTTTTAAAGGTGGAGAGGGGGGCACTCCTTTTATATTGGCTCCCAGTATTTGTTTAAAGTGGGCTAAATGATGTGCTGTAGACTGCATATTCTGACTATGGAAAAGTTAAGTGGCAATTCAGTAGTGCACCCACTGTCAATCACAAACTCCATGGTTAACGGTCAATCTCCTAAAACACCTGAATATCGTGTGCGCGTGCCCAGGTGCGCGTTAAAGCTATGATCTCATCTTGTCAGCGCGCCCCCTCACCTTGAGCCCCCTGATCTCGTTCAAGTGAAGCTGTAGGCTGCGGTTGACCTCTCGGATAAGATTGCCGTGGTCCAGGATCACGCTCATCTTGTCGGCCTCGGAGCGTCTAAGCCTTCGCACCAGCTCCTCTTTGCTCCACTTCTGCAGCTCATCGTCCGTGAGACCCGAGATGTCCTCCGCGGGACTTTCGGTCTTCGCTATCGACAGCTGGACCTGGGGCTGAGGCTGGGGCGGTGGAGTCGACTTCTCCATGGGCACGGCTCCGACTCCAACAAAGCGAAAATACTCCTCTGCTCGCGAGCAATCTCCGCTCGCATCCGCTCCGGAGTCGGATATAGCGTGGATCCGGCTACCGTCTGGTGCCCAGTCGCATAGTTTGGCCTT
This genomic window contains:
- the ccdc85al gene encoding coiled-coil domain containing 85A, like isoform X1; this encodes MEKSTPPPQPQPQVQLSIAKTESPAEDISGLTDDELQKWSKEELVRRLRRSEADKMSVILDHGNLIREVNRSLQLHLNEIRGLKDINQKLQEDNRELRDLCCFLDDDRQKGKRVSREWQRLGRYSASIMRKEVSLYLQKLKELEQRQEEVIRENMELKELCLMLDEEKGLASGGGGGTGSGGGVGGCRNSIDSQNSLLLVPGQGLLMRDVGDGSSTSSAGSAESSDHPHHKQTHLTVGVANVGSAVDKGSPEIVHKPRCSSISAIGGITGLDRDMSSPEHPAGRHRSTSLEYPYTLPQLCRPRCGSISVPDHSRVMRGLSPEKYGRNIGGRSPEQHPKHHSSDLVLGQRQHYLGTGGSGELFQRHHRSSISSTGCGSPEHRQGHQGSSELHEKSFVVQGGSPETHRHQYSMSPDHAKFGSPGREGQRRANTDELSPHHRTIYNGMNALISAGCCTNNCRNVKLWDSFDASS
- the ccdc85al gene encoding coiled-coil domain containing 85A, like isoform X2, with the translated sequence MEKSTPPPQPQPQVQLSIAKTESPAEDISGLTDDELQKWSKEELVRRLRRSEADKMSVILDHGNLIREVNRSLQLHLNEIRGLKDINQKLQEDNRELRDLCCFLDDDRQKGKRVSREWQRLGRYSASIMRKEVSLYLQKLKELEQRQEEVIRENMELKELCLMLDEEKGLASGGGGGTGSGGGVGGCRNSIDSQNSLLLVPGQGLLMRDVGDGSSTSSAGSAESSDHPHHKQTHLTVGVANVGSAVDKGSPEIVHKPRCSSISAIGGITGLDRDMSSPEHPAGRHRSTSLEYPYTLPQLCRPRCGSISVPDHSRVMRGLSPEKYGRNIGGRSPEQHPKHHSSDLVLGQRQHYLGTGGSGELFQRHHRSSISSTGCGSPEHRQGHQGSSELHEKSFVVQGGSPETHRHQGAEEGQHGRTVTPPSDHLQRHERFDIGRMLHQQL